In a genomic window of Syntrophorhabdaceae bacterium:
- a CDS encoding glycosyltransferase family 39 protein has protein sequence MKPQNPDILFAHPRRWTSRDLLLLLLLGVISAGLLFAGLSARSLWGSEGRWAVVAKEMIASGNYFMPTINGEVYFDKPLLSYWTIIPFAKLWGMSEAAARLPSTCAGVGAVLLLFSMGRRLFGIRAGLAAAGLLLTSTMFVLWTRTASAELLNLLSIWLMLWAFMAGGVSGRLKHLMLLYCIGAVSAFLKGPVAPAVAFSAIGFYSLVRFVTAARTGRFTREKAQTAFFLHFNWIASLRGGLAVLAAAALFAFLFLLPVLVTGSWDSAELMWRENVERFFKPFDHVEPPYVYVKYIPLFFLPWTLLLVAALWRSKEWTPNWQVRWMWLTAFAIFVFFTASGSRRSYYILPLVPALALITGKSISDWLTGTAPKEDIVFKSAALATSAFPVLAGIALIVAYFTSDLPHHAVQVAVAILAVTGGGAALALFLKNKKINGAVLLFIIVYSLHIWGFTGGMASMEQMRTFRPFCREAAAGLQGIEDGKIALYPGGDSSLIFYLNRGPLKTLKNPEEIRQFFTQHPDGVVVSELHHGEMLKNIPGLEGVRAFLVQEKGAREKKNERLVLLRLGHG, from the coding sequence ATGAAGCCGCAAAACCCGGATATCCTTTTCGCCCATCCCCGCCGCTGGACTTCCCGCGATCTGCTCCTCCTTCTTCTCCTTGGCGTCATAAGTGCCGGCCTGCTCTTTGCGGGACTCTCCGCAAGGTCGCTGTGGGGCTCGGAGGGCCGATGGGCAGTGGTGGCAAAGGAGATGATCGCATCGGGAAACTACTTCATGCCCACCATAAACGGAGAGGTCTATTTCGACAAACCACTCCTGAGCTACTGGACAATAATCCCCTTTGCGAAACTATGGGGGATGAGTGAAGCGGCGGCCCGCCTACCGAGCACCTGCGCGGGGGTGGGCGCGGTGCTTCTCCTTTTTTCCATGGGAAGAAGGCTTTTCGGAATAAGGGCGGGATTGGCGGCCGCGGGGCTCCTCCTTACCTCCACCATGTTCGTGCTCTGGACCCGTACCGCATCGGCGGAGCTTTTGAACCTCCTCTCCATATGGCTCATGCTGTGGGCTTTTATGGCGGGCGGTGTGAGCGGGCGTTTGAAGCACCTTATGCTGCTCTATTGCATTGGAGCGGTTTCGGCGTTTTTGAAAGGGCCCGTGGCTCCTGCCGTGGCCTTCTCGGCCATAGGTTTTTACAGTCTGGTCCGGTTCGTGACTGCCGCACGGACGGGGCGTTTCACTCGTGAGAAGGCGCAGACCGCCTTTTTTCTCCATTTCAATTGGATCGCTTCTCTCCGGGGCGGCCTCGCCGTGCTTGCGGCGGCTGCTCTATTCGCATTTCTTTTTCTCCTGCCGGTCCTTGTGACGGGGTCGTGGGACTCGGCGGAGCTCATGTGGAGGGAGAACGTGGAGCGTTTCTTTAAGCCCTTCGACCACGTGGAGCCGCCTTATGTGTATGTAAAGTATATCCCCCTCTTCTTTCTTCCCTGGACCTTATTGCTCGTGGCGGCCCTGTGGCGCTCGAAGGAATGGACGCCGAACTGGCAGGTCCGCTGGATGTGGCTGACCGCCTTCGCCATTTTTGTCTTCTTTACCGCTTCCGGGTCCCGGAGGAGCTACTATATTCTGCCCCTCGTGCCTGCCCTCGCGCTGATTACAGGCAAATCAATCTCGGACTGGCTTACGGGGACGGCGCCGAAGGAAGATATTGTTTTTAAGTCGGCGGCCCTTGCCACCTCGGCTTTCCCGGTATTGGCGGGTATTGCCCTGATTGTTGCATATTTTACCAGTGATCTGCCTCACCATGCGGTTCAGGTGGCAGTGGCTATTCTCGCGGTGACCGGAGGTGGCGCTGCTCTCGCCCTCTTCTTGAAGAACAAGAAAATCAATGGAGCGGTTCTCCTCTTTATCATTGTCTACTCGCTCCATATATGGGGTTTTACCGGCGGCATGGCCTCAATGGAGCAGATGCGTACCTTCCGCCCTTTCTGCCGGGAAGCGGCAGCGGGACTGCAGGGAATAGAGGACGGAAAAATCGCGCTTTATCCCGGGGGGGATTCGTCGCTCATATTTTATCTGAACAGGGGGCCCCTGAAAACACTTAAAAATCCTGAAGAAATCAGGCAATTTTTCACGCAGCACCCGGACGGCGTCGTGGTGAGCGAGCTTCACCATGGGGAGATGCTTAAAAACATACCCGGTCTCGAAGGGGTCCGGGCTTTTCTCGTGCAGGAAAAGGGGGCCCGGGAAAAGAAAAATGAACGCCTCGTCCTCCTCCGGCTCGGCCATGGATAA